The following are encoded together in the Phocoena sinus isolate mPhoSin1 chromosome 11, mPhoSin1.pri, whole genome shotgun sequence genome:
- the LOC116761842 gene encoding BOLA class I histocompatibility antigen, alpha chain BL3-7-like has protein sequence MAPRTLLLLLSGALALTETWAGSHSLRYFHTGMSRPGRGEPRFISVGYVDDTQFVRFDSDAPNPRKEPRAPWMEQEGPEYWEEETQISKDAAQVYRVNLNKLRGYYNQSEAGSHTIQEMYGCDVGPDGRLLRGYRQLAYDGADYIALNEDLSSWTAADAAAQISKSKLEKAGAAERHRAYLDGACVEALLGYLETGKDTLQRADPPKTHVTHHPISDREVTLRCWALGFYPKEISLTWQRDGEDQTQDMELVETRPSGDGTFQKWGALVVPSGEEQRYTCHVQHEGLQKPLTVRWEPPQPTVPIMGLIVGLVLLVVTGAVVAGAVIWRKKHSGEKGGSYAQAASSDSAQGSDVSLRDPKV, from the exons ATGGCACCGCGAACCCTCCTCCTGCTCCTCTCCGGGGCCCTGGCCCTGACCGAGACCTGGGCGG GCTCCCACTCCCTGAGGTATTTCCACACCGGGATGTCCCGGCCCGGCCGCGGGGAGCCCCGCTTCATCTCCGTCGGCTACGTGGACGACACGCAGTTCGTGCGGTTTGACAGCGACGCCCCGAATCCGAGGAAGGAGCCGCGGGCGCCGTGGATGGAGCAGGAGGGGCCGGAGTACTGGGAAGAGGAGACGCAGATCTCCAAGGACGCCGCACAGGTTTACCGAGTGAACCTGAACAAACTGCGCGGCTACTACAACCAGAGCGAGGCCG GGTCTCACACCATCCAGGAGATGTACGGCTGCGACGTGGGGCCGGACGGTCGCCTCCTCCGCGGGTACAGACAGTTAGCCTACGACGGCGCCGATTACATCGCCCTGAACGAGGACCTGAGCTCCTGGACCGCGGCCGACGCGGCGGCTCAGATCTCCAAGAGCAAGCTTGAGAAGGCCGGTGCTGCGGAGCGCCACAGAGCCTACCTGGATGGGGCATGCGTAGAGGCGCTCCTCGGATACCTGGAGACCGGGAAGGACACGCTGCAGCGCGCAG ACCCTCCAAAGACACACGTGACCCACCACCCCATCTCTGACCGTGAGGTCACCCTGAggtgctgggccctgggcttcTACCCTAAGGAGATCTCACTGACCTGGCAGCGTGATGGGGAGGATCAGACCCAGGACATGGAGCTTGTGGAGACCAGGCCTTCAGGGGATGGAACCTTCCAGAAGTGGGGGGCCCTGGTGGTGCCTTCTGGAGAGGAGCAGAGATACACGTGCCATGTGCAGCACGAGGGGCTTCAGAAGCCCCTCACCGTGAGATGGG aACCTCCTCAGCCCACCGTCCCCATCATGGGCCTCATTGTTGGCCTGGTTCTCTTGGTGGTCACTGGAGCCGTGGTGGCTGGAGCTGTGATCTGGAGGAAGAAGCACTCAG GTGAGAAAGGAGGGAGCTACGCTCAGGCTGCAA GCAGTGACAGTGCCCAGGGCTCTGATGTGTCTCTCAGGGATCCTAAAG tgTGA
- the LOC116762180 gene encoding MHC class I polypeptide-related sequence B-like — MRADRGVFIFSSGSLRTRNLNAALSPPSLHISSFILLLNPWTTFISFSPGFGGRVISSPHCKLWPSRENFRAFLRAPPWVLRASALGGLGSFSGPSSGTRGLQKERCRCAGESRGTKDHTVFYNLTALTRDGSVQSSFFAGGHLDGQALLHYDRETSRVEPRGLWAEELGAETWDTESKDLTETWKDLRELLAEILALQEEKGGVNSLQEIWAVKSEKTTTPGASGFATMMGSSSSPVTQRPTTAPQSLAQNLAVEMEKSWDTDGFQSKYYQAHVQGELCGRLRGYLESWTGFRERTDLSHCCWVPTGNRKQPARMLP, encoded by the exons ATGCGGGCGGACAGGGGA GTCTTCATTTTCTCAAGCGGCAGTTTGAGAACCAGAAACCTAAATGcagctctctcccctcccagcctgcACATAAGttcctttattctgcttttaAATCCGTGGAcgacttttatttccttcagccCAGGGTTTGGGGGACGGGTGATTTCCAGTCCTCACTGTAAACTCTGGCCCAGCAGAGAAAACTTCAGGGCCTTCCTGCGAGCCCCGCCTTGGGTTCTGCGAGCATCCGCGCTGGGTGGTTTAGGTTCCTTTTCCGGACCCAGCAGTGGCACCAGAGGTCTGCAGAAAGAAAGATGCCGCTGTGCGGGTGAGTCCAGGGGTACAAAG GATCACACAGTCTTCTACAACCTCACGGCGCTGACCCGGGATGGATCTGTGCAGTCCAGCTTTTTCGCTGGGGGACACTTGGATGGCCAGGCCCTCCTGCACTATGACCGTGAGACAAGCAGGGTAGAACCCCGGGGGCTGTGGGCAGaagagctgggagctgagacgTGGGACACAGAGTCCAAGGACTTGACAGAGACGTGGAAGGACCTCAGAGAGCTTCTAGCAGAAATCCTGGCCCtgcaggaggagaaaggag GTGTGAATTCCCTCCAGGAGATCTGGGCTGTGAAATCCGAGAAGACAACCACGCCTGGAGCTTCAGGTTTCGCTACTATGATGGGGAGCTCCTCCTCTCCTGTCACCCAGAGACCCACTACAGCGCCCCAGTCCTTGGCTCAGAACCTGGCCGTGGAAATGGAGAAGTCCTGGGACACAGATGGCTTTCAAAGCAAGTATTACCAGGCCCACGTGCAGGGAGAGCTTTGTGGAAGACTGCGGGGCTATCTGGAATCCTGGACAGGCTTCAGGGAGAGAACAG ACCTCTCGCACTGCTGCTGGGTCCCGACAGGAAACCGAAAGCAGCCAGCGCGGATGCTTCCATAA